A genome region from Mesorhizobium sp. B2-1-8 includes the following:
- a CDS encoding coniferyl aldehyde dehydrogenase, translating into MLQVRQDVLGERFRLQRAAFETQPFADLGLRKDRLRRLLALTERHETEICAAIDADFGGRSSHETRLAELFVVRAGIRHALAHVGGWMRERRVATTLPFLPGKNRLLPQPLGVVGIVSPWNYPFQLAVAPVTAALAAGNRVLAKPSELTPAFSELLARLAAEHFAPDELSVITGDAEMGRAFVSMPFDHLLFTGSTAVGRQVAIAAAANLTPVTLELGGKSPAILDASCDLDAATASVAYGKLLNAGQTCIAPDYLLVPKGQAGNVAAKLAIAVARFYPSLRDNPDYTAIISDRHYQRLRAMIAEAREAGADVTEINPADEDLGTAGRKLLPTLISNAGPDLRLMREEIFGPVLPIVEYATVDDAIDYVNRADRPLALYWFGTDSGNRRRILRETVAGGVTINDCMLHLVQENQPFGGVGASGMGTYHGEWGFRTFSKQKPVFLQSRLSAGALLRPPYGKTFERLFSLLRRIT; encoded by the coding sequence ATGCTGCAGGTGAGACAGGATGTCCTCGGCGAACGGTTCCGGCTGCAGCGCGCCGCCTTCGAAACGCAACCCTTTGCCGACCTCGGCCTGCGAAAGGACCGCCTCAGGCGCCTGCTGGCGTTGACCGAGCGGCACGAGACCGAAATCTGCGCCGCGATCGACGCCGACTTCGGCGGTCGCTCGTCGCACGAAACGCGGCTTGCGGAACTGTTCGTCGTGCGCGCCGGCATTCGCCACGCCCTTGCGCATGTCGGCGGCTGGATGCGGGAGCGTCGTGTCGCGACCACCTTGCCCTTCCTGCCGGGCAAAAACCGGCTTCTGCCGCAGCCGCTCGGCGTCGTCGGCATCGTATCGCCCTGGAACTATCCCTTTCAGCTTGCCGTCGCGCCGGTCACGGCTGCGCTCGCAGCCGGCAATCGCGTCCTGGCAAAGCCCTCCGAACTGACGCCTGCTTTCTCAGAGCTGCTGGCCAGACTGGCCGCCGAGCACTTCGCCCCCGATGAGCTCAGCGTCATCACCGGCGATGCCGAGATGGGCAGGGCCTTCGTCTCGATGCCGTTCGATCATCTGCTGTTCACCGGATCGACCGCGGTCGGCCGCCAGGTCGCGATCGCCGCAGCCGCCAACCTGACCCCGGTCACGCTCGAACTCGGCGGCAAGTCGCCGGCGATCCTCGACGCCTCCTGCGACCTCGACGCGGCAACGGCCAGCGTCGCCTATGGCAAGCTGTTGAATGCCGGGCAGACCTGCATCGCGCCGGACTACCTGCTGGTGCCCAAGGGACAGGCAGGCAACGTCGCCGCGAAGCTCGCAATCGCCGTGGCGCGGTTCTACCCCTCGCTGCGCGACAATCCCGACTATACCGCCATCATCAGCGACCGGCATTACCAGCGGCTGCGCGCCATGATCGCGGAAGCCCGCGAGGCCGGCGCCGATGTCACCGAGATCAACCCGGCCGACGAAGACCTCGGCACCGCGGGCCGGAAGCTTTTGCCGACCCTGATCAGCAACGCCGGCCCGGACCTGCGGCTGATGCGCGAGGAGATTTTCGGCCCGGTGCTGCCGATCGTCGAATATGCCACGGTCGACGACGCGATCGACTATGTGAACCGGGCCGACCGGCCGCTGGCGCTCTACTGGTTCGGCACAGACAGCGGCAACCGCCGGCGCATCCTGCGCGAGACCGTCGCCGGCGGCGTCACCATCAACGACTGCATGCTGCATCTGGTGCAGGAGAACCAGCCTTTCGGCGGCGTCGGCGCCAGCGGCATGGGCACCTATCATGGCGAATGGGGGTTCCGCACCTTCAGCAAGCAAAAGCCGGTCTTCCTGCAATCGCGCTTGAGCGCGGGAGCCCTTTTGCGCCCGCCCTATGGCAAGACGTTCGAACGGCTTTTCAGCCTGCTCAGACGCATCACCTGA
- the recQ gene encoding DNA helicase RecQ gives MTQATGILAEDRKRRVLKDVFGFDDFRPGQADVMDALLDGRHVLAVMPTGAGKSLCYQVPALVLGGLTLVVSPLVALMQDQVAALRLAGVAADTINSALDREANVAAWRRVASGQTRLLYLAPERLMTERMLDALSRLDVSLIAIDEAHCISQWGPAFRPEYEDLSRLRGIFANVPIIAVTATADESTRGDIAARLFAERVETLVLGFDRPNIKLAITPKQDSKRQLLRFIERHAGKSGIIYCLSRKKTEEMAAFLEKNGVRALAYHAGMSKEVREANQNAFMTLSGVVMVATIAFGMGIDKPDVAYVFHTDMPGSLEAYYQEIGRAGRDGREAEAHMLYGLGDIRMRRLFIDDEDASPEHKRRSHRRLDTLIGYCETAQCRRQVLLGYFGEEAQACGNCDNCLDQAPRADGGAEARNILAAVAQSGERFGAAHVIDILLGHETEKVLARGHQTLSSFGAGAAHRKPVWLSLIRQLVAGGFLMPDPEGHGGLAISESGRALGRGEVAFQYRVETRDPLARGRKRSGEGSAAGADGVDASLLAALKALRLRLAKERQVPAYVVFSDRTLIDMADRRPRDLEAFAEVNGVGGAKLKEFGEIFLSAIAAHATE, from the coding sequence ATGACGCAGGCAACCGGCATTCTGGCCGAGGATCGCAAGCGGCGCGTCCTGAAGGACGTGTTCGGCTTCGACGATTTCCGGCCAGGCCAGGCCGACGTCATGGACGCGTTGCTCGACGGGCGCCATGTGCTGGCCGTCATGCCGACGGGTGCCGGAAAATCGCTCTGCTATCAGGTTCCGGCGCTGGTTCTGGGTGGGCTGACCCTCGTCGTCTCGCCGCTGGTGGCGTTGATGCAGGATCAGGTCGCGGCGCTGCGGCTTGCCGGCGTCGCCGCCGATACGATCAATTCCGCGCTCGACCGCGAGGCCAATGTAGCGGCCTGGCGCCGCGTGGCATCGGGCCAGACGCGGCTGCTCTATCTGGCTCCGGAGCGGCTGATGACCGAGCGCATGCTCGACGCGCTCTCCAGGCTCGACGTCAGCCTGATCGCCATCGACGAGGCGCATTGCATCTCGCAATGGGGCCCGGCATTCCGGCCCGAATATGAGGACCTGTCGCGGTTGCGTGGCATCTTCGCCAATGTGCCGATCATCGCGGTGACGGCGACGGCCGACGAGAGCACGCGCGGCGACATCGCCGCCCGGCTGTTCGCCGAGCGCGTCGAAACGCTGGTGCTGGGTTTCGACCGGCCCAACATCAAGCTGGCGATCACCCCCAAGCAGGACAGCAAGCGGCAATTGCTGCGGTTCATCGAGCGCCATGCGGGCAAGAGCGGCATCATCTATTGCCTGTCGCGCAAGAAGACCGAAGAGATGGCGGCGTTCCTCGAGAAGAACGGCGTCAGAGCGCTTGCCTATCACGCCGGCATGAGCAAGGAGGTGCGTGAGGCCAATCAAAACGCCTTCATGACACTGTCCGGCGTCGTCATGGTGGCGACCATCGCCTTCGGCATGGGCATCGACAAACCCGACGTCGCCTATGTCTTCCACACCGATATGCCGGGCAGCCTGGAAGCCTATTATCAGGAGATCGGTCGTGCCGGCCGCGACGGACGCGAGGCCGAGGCGCATATGCTCTACGGTCTTGGCGACATCCGCATGCGGCGGCTGTTCATCGACGACGAGGACGCCTCGCCAGAGCACAAGAGACGGTCGCATCGCCGGCTCGACACGCTGATCGGCTATTGCGAGACGGCGCAGTGCCGGCGCCAGGTGCTGCTCGGCTATTTCGGCGAAGAGGCTCAAGCCTGCGGCAATTGTGACAACTGCCTCGACCAGGCGCCGCGCGCCGATGGCGGTGCCGAGGCGCGGAACATCCTCGCGGCGGTCGCGCAGAGCGGCGAGCGCTTCGGCGCGGCCCATGTCATCGACATCCTGCTTGGCCACGAGACCGAGAAGGTGCTGGCCAGAGGCCATCAGACGCTAAGCAGTTTTGGCGCCGGCGCCGCGCACAGGAAGCCGGTGTGGCTGTCGCTGATCCGGCAACTGGTTGCCGGCGGGTTCCTTATGCCGGATCCCGAGGGCCATGGCGGCCTCGCCATCTCCGAAAGCGGCCGTGCGCTCGGCCGCGGCGAGGTGGCATTCCAGTATCGCGTCGAGACGCGGGACCCTCTCGCGCGCGGCAGGAAGCGTTCCGGGGAAGGCTCCGCCGCCGGCGCCGATGGCGTGGACGCCTCGCTGCTGGCGGCGCTCAAGGCGCTGCGGCTGCGGCTGGCCAAGGAGCGCCAGGTGCCGGCCTATGTGGTGTTTTCCGACCGCACGCTGATCGACATGGCCGACCGCCGCCCGCGCGACCTCGAGGCCTTCGCCGAGGTGAACGGCGTGGGCGGGGCGAAGCTCAAGGAGTTTGGCGAGATCTTTCTCAGTGCGATCGCGGCGCACGCCACCGAATGA
- a CDS encoding YecA family protein, with product MERFYKERLADDWDYAWVGWLKAIAMLALRDLVPLVYSAWDEGRIPEDVLERSDFESDLREAEQQPGDIGRFDRASLSYIEDVLVALDWTRGLGGDDGFELDEDDDGQSALADSIWSNVTPVTNPWRDVGRNDPCPCGSGMKFKKCCLTS from the coding sequence GTGGAGCGGTTCTACAAGGAGAGGTTGGCCGACGACTGGGATTATGCATGGGTCGGCTGGCTGAAGGCGATCGCGATGCTAGCCTTGCGAGACCTCGTTCCGCTTGTCTACAGCGCCTGGGACGAGGGCCGTATACCGGAAGATGTGCTTGAACGCAGCGATTTCGAAAGCGACCTGCGGGAAGCCGAGCAACAACCCGGTGACATTGGCCGGTTCGACCGCGCCAGTCTGAGTTACATCGAGGATGTCCTTGTGGCGCTGGATTGGACCCGCGGCCTTGGCGGCGACGATGGCTTCGAGCTCGACGAGGACGATGACGGGCAGTCCGCATTGGCGGACTCGATATGGTCGAATGTAACGCCGGTCACGAACCCGTGGCGCGACGTTGGACGCAACGATCCGTGTCCTTGTGGCAGCGGCATGAAATTCAAGAAATGCTGCCTCACCAGCTGA
- a CDS encoding LysR family transcriptional regulator: protein MVDTSRIDLNLLATLEVLLAERNVTKAAAKLHLSQPAVSAQLARLRDLFDDPLLLPAQRGMTPTAKATELAPQLREALDRVRSTLQSHRDFDPETAQLAVSIACSDYVQAAVVMPLVLALRRIAPGVRVAVWHLSPALMEQQLANGDIDLVIATPDPAMPHLRACHLYEETYVLIGRQSHPDLKPGLTIENYVRLEHIIVSRRGGNFETPVDDALGVLGYRRNVVMSAGSFLFIPEIVSSSDLVALVPRRLFRAQSERLTIIDLPWLSERSVVTAMPGSAGFAN from the coding sequence GTGGTAGATACCAGCCGCATCGATCTCAACCTTCTGGCAACGCTCGAAGTGCTGCTCGCCGAACGGAACGTCACCAAAGCGGCGGCGAAGCTGCATCTCAGCCAGCCGGCAGTCAGTGCGCAACTCGCGCGGCTGCGGGATTTGTTCGACGATCCCTTGCTTCTTCCCGCCCAGCGCGGAATGACCCCGACCGCCAAGGCAACAGAACTTGCCCCGCAATTGCGCGAGGCGTTGGATCGGGTGCGCTCGACACTGCAATCCCACAGGGACTTCGATCCCGAAACGGCGCAACTCGCTGTGTCGATCGCTTGCTCGGATTATGTCCAGGCAGCCGTTGTGATGCCGCTCGTCTTAGCGCTCCGGCGGATAGCACCAGGCGTGCGCGTGGCGGTTTGGCACCTGTCCCCCGCCCTCATGGAACAGCAGTTGGCGAACGGCGATATCGATTTGGTGATCGCCACACCCGATCCCGCGATGCCGCATCTACGTGCATGTCATCTTTACGAGGAAACATATGTCCTCATCGGCAGGCAAAGCCACCCGGATCTGAAGCCTGGTCTGACGATCGAGAACTATGTCAGGCTGGAACATATCATCGTCTCACGGCGAGGCGGCAATTTCGAGACACCAGTTGACGACGCCTTGGGGGTTCTCGGTTATCGGCGCAATGTCGTCATGTCAGCGGGCTCGTTCTTGTTCATTCCCGAAATTGTTTCCAGCAGCGATCTTGTCGCGCTCGTACCCAGGCGGCTGTTTCGTGCCCAATCGGAAAGGCTGACGATCATCGATCTGCCCTGGCTGAGCGAGCGGAGCGTTGTCACGGCCATGCCGGGCAGCGCTGGGTTCGCGAATTGA
- a CDS encoding NAD(P)H-dependent oxidoreductase — protein sequence MMKNILIVSAHPEPTSLTRQLVDVTVETLGAAGHEIVQSELYGMKWKAVFDADDFPVRTNPDRLSFIMESGHAYATGNQTPDVVAEQAKLLAADAVILQFPLWWYSVPAILKGWIERVYAFGFAYGYQNGTNEFRFGNGILKGKRALVNVQAGGPVVDYGPRGINAPIEQLLFPLTHGALFYPGMDVLPTHAVYSAGHVSTAEEVEAIKAGWRARLAGLFTDAPIPFRAQNGGDFPDRHTMADDVAPGQTGIVAHVERVVETVDA from the coding sequence ATGATGAAGAATATCCTGATTGTATCTGCGCACCCCGAACCAACCTCGCTCACCCGGCAGTTGGTCGATGTTACTGTCGAGACGCTTGGCGCCGCCGGACACGAGATCGTGCAATCCGAACTTTACGGCATGAAGTGGAAAGCAGTGTTCGACGCCGACGACTTTCCCGTCCGCACCAATCCCGACCGGCTGTCGTTCATCATGGAATCCGGCCATGCCTATGCGACCGGCAACCAGACGCCGGATGTTGTCGCCGAACAGGCCAAACTCCTTGCCGCGGACGCGGTCATCCTGCAGTTCCCGCTGTGGTGGTACAGCGTGCCCGCGATCCTGAAGGGCTGGATCGAACGCGTCTATGCCTTTGGTTTCGCTTATGGCTACCAGAACGGCACCAACGAGTTTCGCTTCGGGAACGGCATCCTGAAGGGCAAGCGCGCGCTGGTAAATGTTCAGGCCGGTGGACCTGTGGTGGACTATGGCCCGCGCGGGATCAACGCGCCGATTGAGCAGCTGCTCTTTCCGCTGACCCACGGCGCGCTCTTCTATCCGGGCATGGATGTGCTGCCCACGCACGCTGTCTACAGCGCCGGCCATGTCTCCACCGCCGAAGAGGTCGAGGCGATCAAGGCGGGCTGGCGCGCGCGACTCGCCGGGCTGTTCACGGACGCGCCAATCCCGTTCCGTGCGCAGAACGGAGGCGATTTCCCCGATCGCCACACCATGGCGGATGACGTCGCGCCGGGCCAGACCGGCATCGTCGCGCATGTCGAAAGGGTGGTCGAGACGGTTGACGCGTGA
- a CDS encoding MFS transporter — translation MKPSLVALAVGAFAIGTTEFVIIGLVPGIARDLGITLPAGGWSARFRLCPRRDGRCPTVTALVGHLPRRPLAVGLMLLFALGDLLSGFASGYGAMLAGRIIVPLGLPNRESPRTGISTV, via the coding sequence ATGAAGCCTTCGCTGGTCGCGCTGGCCGTGGGAGCATTTGCCATTGGCACGACTGAGTTCGTGATCATCGGCCTGGTTCCCGGGATCGCGCGCGATCTCGGGATAACGCTCCCGGCGGGCGGCTGGTCTGCTCGTTTCCGGCTATGCCCTCGCCGTGACGGCCGGTGCCCCACGGTCACGGCGTTAGTCGGGCATCTGCCGCGCCGGCCGCTAGCGGTTGGATTGATGCTGCTGTTCGCGCTCGGCGATCTCTTGAGCGGCTTCGCGTCCGGCTATGGCGCGATGCTGGCGGGACGCATCATCGTCCCGCTGGGCCTTCCCAATCGGGAAAGCCCTCGCACTGGTATCTCAACCGTGTAG
- a CDS encoding epoxide hydrolase family protein — MISPYTINVPDERLATIRAKVEAYDWSQLPDAGGWSAGVGVDDLKRLAAYWRDSYDWRAVERRLNALPNFTADVEGEHLHFVHVKGDGSKPPVLLLHGWPGSYLEFERLLEPLAADGHDVVVPSLPGFAFSNPITRPIGPRRAAALVHGLMIQLFGDARYFIQGGDWGHGIAAWAAHDRPDALLGIHINMMTVRAEDAAPTTGEEKSFAAKRAAIADQESAYFHEQETRPQTLGIAMADSPVGAAGWILEKFGKWADLPTTANGAPDIWSKFSEEELLTNIMLYIAPASFVTATWIYYGSRLEKSLMLPAGTRIQVPTGVAAFPDPVFLPPPRSFAEKTYNIVHWTDMPRGGHFAALEEPELMLADLRAFIATVSGARS; from the coding sequence ATGATTTCACCCTACACAATAAACGTCCCTGACGAACGGCTCGCCACGATCAGAGCCAAGGTCGAGGCTTATGACTGGAGCCAGCTGCCGGATGCGGGAGGCTGGTCGGCGGGGGTCGGGGTTGATGACCTCAAGCGACTCGCCGCTTATTGGCGGGACAGCTATGACTGGCGTGCGGTCGAACGGCGCCTCAACGCGCTGCCCAACTTCACGGCCGACGTGGAAGGCGAGCACCTCCACTTCGTTCATGTGAAAGGCGACGGCTCCAAGCCGCCCGTCCTGCTTCTCCACGGCTGGCCGGGCTCGTATCTCGAGTTCGAGCGGCTGTTGGAGCCGCTCGCAGCGGACGGGCACGATGTTGTCGTCCCCTCGCTTCCTGGCTTCGCGTTCTCCAACCCGATCACGCGCCCGATCGGCCCGCGGCGGGCTGCTGCGCTCGTGCATGGGCTGATGATTCAACTGTTCGGCGACGCGCGGTATTTCATTCAAGGGGGCGATTGGGGCCACGGCATCGCGGCCTGGGCAGCGCATGATCGCCCGGACGCTCTGCTCGGCATCCATATTAACATGATGACCGTGCGTGCGGAGGACGCCGCTCCGACGACCGGCGAGGAGAAGTCCTTCGCCGCCAAGCGGGCCGCGATTGCCGATCAGGAGAGCGCCTACTTTCACGAGCAGGAAACCCGTCCGCAGACGCTCGGCATCGCGATGGCCGACAGCCCGGTCGGAGCGGCGGGCTGGATACTCGAAAAGTTCGGCAAGTGGGCCGATCTTCCGACAACCGCCAATGGCGCCCCCGACATCTGGAGCAAGTTTTCCGAGGAGGAACTCCTCACCAACATCATGCTCTACATCGCGCCGGCATCGTTCGTGACTGCAACCTGGATCTACTACGGCAGCCGGCTTGAGAAGTCGCTAATGCTTCCGGCCGGCACCCGCATCCAGGTGCCGACCGGCGTTGCGGCCTTCCCCGATCCGGTGTTCTTGCCGCCGCCGCGCTCGTTCGCGGAGAAGACCTACAACATCGTGCATTGGACCGACATGCCGCGGGGCGGCCATTTCGCCGCGCTGGAAGAGCCGGAACTGATGCTGGCCGACCTGCGCGCCTTTATCGCGACGGTGTCGGGAGCGCGCTCCTGA
- a CDS encoding GNAT family N-acetyltransferase, giving the protein MRFIDAVTGDAAAIVSVVNGAYRANGAVEGWTNERGLLDGPRIGEEGVRALIARGRILLLRRLTDGAISGCINIAIDDDGAWHTSMLAVAPDEQTAGIGKLIKQEVERQAAAAGAPRMRMEVIRQREALIAWHRRRGYELTGETLAFPYDDPSVGHPLRPDLELVVMEKQLNSTVG; this is encoded by the coding sequence TTGCGTTTCATTGATGCCGTGACGGGCGATGCCGCTGCAATAGTGTCAGTCGTGAACGGGGCATACAGGGCCAATGGCGCAGTTGAGGGATGGACCAACGAGCGTGGGTTGCTTGATGGACCGCGCATCGGCGAGGAGGGCGTTCGTGCGCTCATCGCGCGGGGACGCATTCTTCTGCTGCGCCGGTTGACGGATGGCGCGATCTCCGGCTGCATCAATATCGCGATAGACGACGATGGCGCGTGGCATACGTCGATGCTCGCCGTGGCTCCGGACGAGCAGACCGCGGGCATCGGAAAGTTGATCAAGCAGGAGGTCGAGCGACAGGCCGCGGCGGCTGGGGCGCCACGGATGCGAATGGAGGTGATCCGGCAGCGTGAGGCATTGATCGCTTGGCATCGCCGGCGTGGATACGAGCTGACGGGCGAAACTCTAGCATTCCCCTACGACGACCCTTCGGTCGGTCATCCGCTGCGCCCCGACCTGGAACTTGTTGTTATGGAAAAGCAGTTGAACTCCACTGTTGGCTGA
- a CDS encoding GFA family protein: MENEMLRGRCRCGAVTYQIALEDLPASYACHCEDCQTWSGSAFALHAMLPESPICFQGAATTFALNGAERAASEHIGCEACMTRLANRNSAVPGMLILRAGTLVRSRKIEPYVHIWTSRKQPWIALPASAQAFHRTPTPAEFQAAVATAAEGRRT; the protein is encoded by the coding sequence ATGGAGAACGAGATGCTTCGAGGGCGGTGCCGCTGTGGAGCGGTGACGTATCAAATAGCGTTGGAGGATTTGCCGGCGAGTTACGCCTGCCACTGCGAAGATTGTCAGACGTGGAGTGGAAGTGCCTTCGCGCTGCACGCCATGCTACCTGAGTCACCTATCTGCTTCCAAGGCGCGGCCACGACCTTCGCTTTGAACGGCGCGGAACGGGCCGCCTCAGAGCATATCGGGTGTGAGGCTTGCATGACCCGCCTTGCCAATCGGAACTCGGCCGTTCCCGGAATGCTGATACTTCGTGCGGGGACGCTCGTCCGGAGTAGGAAGATCGAACCCTACGTGCATATCTGGACTTCTCGCAAACAGCCTTGGATCGCTTTGCCGGCTAGCGCTCAGGCGTTTCATCGCACTCCTACACCCGCAGAGTTTCAAGCGGCTGTAGCGACCGCCGCGGAAGGACGGCGGACCTGA
- a CDS encoding 50S ribosomal protein L21 has translation MFAVIKTGGKQYRVAANDLLKIEKVEANVGDIVEIGHVLAHGEGENVTFGAPFVDGALVTAEVVEQGKNRTVIAFKKRRRQNSRRKIGHRQLLTTVRISEILLGGAKPAKKAAVKAEAKAEAAAEAAPKEAKAKKDAPKEEAKAEAVAAPLFKAPKGEPDDLTVIKGIGPVAAKDLAEQGIITFAQLAKLSDKDVAKIDEHMPFSADQIKDWREQAKELAKK, from the coding sequence ATGTTCGCAGTCATTAAAACGGGCGGTAAGCAGTATCGCGTTGCCGCCAACGATCTCCTGAAGATCGAAAAAGTCGAAGCCAATGTCGGCGATATCGTCGAAATCGGCCACGTGCTCGCGCATGGCGAGGGCGAGAATGTCACGTTCGGCGCGCCGTTCGTCGATGGCGCCTTGGTTACCGCCGAAGTCGTCGAGCAGGGCAAGAACCGCACGGTCATCGCTTTCAAGAAGCGCCGCCGCCAGAATTCGCGCCGCAAGATCGGCCATCGCCAGCTTTTGACCACGGTGCGGATCTCCGAGATCCTGCTGGGTGGCGCCAAGCCGGCCAAGAAGGCCGCCGTGAAGGCGGAAGCCAAGGCCGAGGCTGCTGCCGAGGCCGCGCCGAAGGAAGCCAAGGCAAAGAAGGACGCCCCCAAGGAAGAAGCGAAGGCCGAGGCCGTCGCCGCGCCGCTGTTCAAGGCGCCGAAGGGCGAGCCGGACGACCTGACAGTGATCAAGGGCATCGGCCCGGTCGCCGCCAAGGACCTCGCCGAGCAGGGCATCATCACCTTCGCGCAGCTCGCCAAGCTCAGCGACAAGGATGTCGCCAAGATCGACGAGCACATGCCGTTCAGCGCCGACCAGATCAAGGACTGGCGCGAACAGGCCAAGGAACTGGCGAAGAAGTAA
- the rpmA gene encoding 50S ribosomal protein L27, with protein MAHKKAGGSSRNGRDSHSKRLGVKKFGGEAVIPGNIIIRQRGTTWHPGVNVGMGTDHTLFALETGAVTFNKKANGRTYVSVNPITKAAE; from the coding sequence ATGGCACACAAGAAAGCTGGCGGCTCGTCGCGCAACGGTCGCGACTCGCATTCCAAGCGTCTGGGCGTGAAGAAGTTCGGCGGCGAAGCCGTCATCCCGGGCAACATCATCATTCGTCAACGCGGCACGACCTGGCATCCCGGCGTCAATGTCGGCATGGGCACGGACCATACCCTTTTCGCGCTCGAAACCGGCGCCGTGACGTTCAACAAAAAAGCCAACGGCCGAACCTACGTATCGGTCAATCCGATTACCAAAGCCGCGGAGTAG
- a CDS encoding GNAT family N-acetyltransferase: MVAEAEDSEDESYAIDCPVLVTERLVMRAPDERDIAQLVELADNRHVAEMLARMPHPYGEAEARAFLAMTKARRAGIAYALTLAGTDTFVGCAGLNTTDRGLELGYWIGEPHWKRGYATEAAHALVDLAFQKTSIQVLHASTRVINPASRRVIHKCGFQYAGQGMLNSIVAGQVPVERYRLDRKTWTSLRNWIHF, from the coding sequence ATGGTTGCCGAAGCGGAAGACTCAGAAGACGAAAGTTACGCGATAGATTGCCCGGTGCTGGTCACAGAGCGGCTGGTGATGCGCGCTCCCGATGAGCGGGATATCGCGCAACTGGTCGAGCTTGCCGACAATCGTCACGTCGCCGAGATGCTGGCGCGCATGCCCCACCCCTATGGCGAGGCAGAGGCTCGCGCTTTCCTCGCCATGACCAAGGCGCGACGCGCCGGCATTGCCTATGCGCTGACGCTGGCCGGCACCGATACCTTCGTCGGCTGCGCCGGGCTGAACACCACCGATCGCGGGCTGGAACTCGGCTACTGGATCGGCGAGCCCCACTGGAAGCGCGGCTATGCGACCGAAGCTGCCCACGCGCTGGTCGACCTCGCCTTCCAGAAGACATCGATCCAGGTGCTGCATGCCTCGACCCGGGTCATCAACCCGGCCTCGCGCCGGGTGATCCACAAGTGCGGCTTCCAGTATGCCGGCCAGGGCATGTTGAACTCGATCGTCGCCGGCCAGGTGCCGGTCGAGCGCTACCGGCTGGACAGGAAGACGTGGACCAGCCTGCGGAACTGGATCCACTTTTGA
- a CDS encoding endonuclease/exonuclease/phosphatase family protein: MKLVTYNIQYGIGLDGRYDVGRIADAVRGADVIALQEVTRNNPRNGSRDMVAEIGEALPDYFAVYGSNFEANIGSRIEDSRAITTTFQLGNMVLSKTPIHLSRNLLLPRSRSFEMMNFQRGALEALIETPLGFIRFYSIHLDHRSPVERASQIQFLRRRLLNYALEGGALSGVAEIGLPELPHPEAFVGMGDFNMLAGSPEYVELAGRPDHEFGMPLTADFAVDAAMRLDVAGEDLVSWVDPKDPANASRHKRIDYVFTSASLARSLKRLWVDRKASGSDHLPVWVELG; this comes from the coding sequence TGCCGTGCGCGGCGCCGACGTGATCGCGCTGCAGGAGGTCACCCGTAACAACCCCAGGAACGGCAGCCGCGACATGGTCGCCGAGATCGGCGAGGCGCTGCCCGATTATTTCGCCGTCTACGGCAGCAATTTCGAGGCCAATATCGGATCGCGCATCGAGGATAGCCGCGCCATCACCACCACCTTCCAGCTCGGCAACATGGTCTTGTCGAAAACGCCAATTCATCTGTCGCGCAACCTGCTTTTGCCGCGCAGCCGCAGCTTCGAGATGATGAACTTCCAGCGCGGCGCGCTGGAGGCGCTGATCGAGACGCCGCTTGGTTTCATTCGTTTCTATTCCATCCATCTCGATCACCGCAGCCCGGTCGAGCGCGCCAGCCAGATACAGTTCCTGCGCCGGCGCCTGTTGAACTATGCGCTCGAAGGCGGCGCGCTATCTGGCGTCGCCGAGATCGGCCTGCCGGAATTGCCGCACCCGGAGGCCTTTGTCGGCATGGGCGATTTCAACATGCTGGCCGGTTCGCCCGAATATGTCGAACTCGCCGGCCGGCCGGATCATGAATTCGGCATGCCGCTGACCGCCGACTTCGCCGTCGATGCCGCCATGCGCCTCGATGTCGCCGGCGAGGATCTCGTCTCCTGGGTCGACCCGAAGGACCCCGCCAACGCCAGCCGCCACAAGCGCATCGACTACGTCTTCACCAGTGCGTCGCTTGCCCGCTCGCTGAAGCGCCTGTGGGTCGACCGGAAGGCGAGCGGTTCGGACCACCTGCCGGTCTGGGTAGAGCTGGGCTGA